A window of the Lactuca sativa cultivar Salinas chromosome 5, Lsat_Salinas_v11, whole genome shotgun sequence genome harbors these coding sequences:
- the LOC111878837 gene encoding uncharacterized protein LOC111878837 produces the protein MPAAAAPPTPAETLDETTTLLCHLLPASLSINSFPGRWQVLRSKLATLKSLLSELSYSTHWSENQLLITLLPNLLSTLRRIQTLCDRCTDSTYTAGKLLMQSDLDMAAGWLSKQLHDLDLLLRSGVLRQSNAIVLSQPAPGSAKEDLSLFVRDLFTRLQIGGVEFKRKALESLIQLLVEDEKAATLVAKEGNIGYLINLFDVNTHREQSVSAISILACASDQSRKTVFEEGGLGPLLRIVESGSLPLKEKASMAVEAITADPDNAWAISAYGGVPILLDVCRCGSLTAQSHAIGAIRNVASVEDIRASLGEEAAVPVIVGLLVSGSAAAKEKAANCISILASSGEYFRGMIIQEKGLQKLLQLLHQSSNPDTIEHILRAIHSLSSSDSVSRLLSTSSIFITQISGIIKQGNFTLQQISVSILANLSINDANKRAIAGCMGSLVKLLEFAKPAGLQDSAMKSLVSLLTIKPNRKEFVKDEKNMMRLVQMLDPTNESVPKKYPVAIVHALMTGGSNGCRKRLVDAGAHGHLQSLTEMNVAGAKKASQRLSGNRLKNIFSRTWRE, from the coding sequence ATGCCTGCCGCCGCTGCACCACCCACACCCGCCGAAACCCTCGACGAAACCACCACCCTTCTATGCCACCTTCTGCCGGCTTCCCTCTCCATCAACTCTTTCCCGGGCCGATGGCAAGTATTGCGTTCCAAACTTGCAACTCTCAAGTCGCTTCTCTCTGAACTCTCCTATTCCACTCACTGGTCTGAAAACCAACTCCTTATAACGCTACTACCCAACCTCCTATCCACCCTCCGCCGCATCCAGACCTTATGCGATCGGTGCACCGATTCTACCTACACCGCTGGAAAGTTACTGATGCAAAGCGATCTTGATATGGCTGCCGGGTGGCTCTCCAAACAGCTTCACGACCTCGATTTGCTACTTCGCTCCGGCGTTCTTCGTCAGTCCAACGCGATTGTGCTCTCTCAACCAGCACCTGGCTCTGCTAAAGAAGATTTGAGTTTGTTTGTTAGAGACCTTTTTACCAGATTGCAGATCGGAGGTGTGGAGTTTAAGAGAAAGGCATTGGAATCGCTTATTCAATTACTTGTTGAAGACGAGAAGGCGGCGACGTTGGTTGCTAAGGAAGGTAACATcggttatttgattaatttatttgatGTGAATACTCATCGGGAACAATCGGTATCTGCGATATCTATCCTTGCCTGTGCAAGCGATCAATCTAGAAAAACGGTTTTCGAGGAGGGTGGACTAGGGCCTTTGTTGAGAATCGTTGAATCCGGTTCGCTTCCATTGAAGGAAAAGGCGTCGATGGCCGTGGAAGCAATCACTGCCGATCCTGATAATGCATGGGCGATTTCAGCCTACGGCGGTGTTCCGATACTTCTTGATGTCTGCAGGTGTGGATCTTTAACAGCACAATCTCACGCAATAGGTGCGATTAGAAACGTGGCTTCCGTTGAAGATATTCGCGCCTCCTTAGGTGAAGAAGCCGCCGTTCCGGTGATAGTTGGGTTACTGGTATCAGGTTCCGCCGCCGCGAAAGAGAAAGCGGCCAATTGCATCTCCATCCTCGCATCATCGGGCGAGTATTTTAGGGGTATGATAATTCAAGAGAAAGGTTTGCAAAAGCTGTTACAATTACTTCACCAATCTTCAAATCCAGATACAATTGAACACATATTACGCGCAATTCACTCCCTCTCATCCTCAGATTCAGTTTCTCGGTTATTATCTACGTCATCTATCTTCATAACACAAATCTCAGGAATCATAAAGCAAGGGAATTTCACTCTCCAACAAATCTCAGTCTCCATATTAGCTAATCTGTCAATTAACGACGCTAACAAGCGTGCAATCGCCGGATGTATGGGATCTCTGGTCAAACTACTGGAATTTGCAAAACCGGCAGGGTTACAAGATTCAGCGATGAAATCGTTGGTTTCTCTATTAACAATAAAACCTAACAGGAAGGAATTCGTGAAGGACGAAAAGAACATGATGAGATTGGTTCAGATGTTAGATCCGACGAACGAATCGGTCCCAAAAAAATACCCGGTAGCGATTGTCCACGCGTTGATGACCGGAGGCAGCAACGGTTGCCGGAAAAGGCTGGTAGATGCCGGAGCTCACGGTCATTTACAAAGTTTAACTGAAATGAACGTCGCCGGAGCTAAAAAAGCGTCTCAGAGACTCTCCGGCAACCGTCTCAAAAATATATTCAGCCGGACATGGAGGGAatag